A DNA window from Luteolibacter luteus contains the following coding sequences:
- a CDS encoding ABC transporter permease yields the protein MPSPDPKPLPSNLLAALFHPWTWRMAWRDSRSQRGRLAIFSLAIVSGIAALVAIHSLKQSVQTGIETQAKALLGSDLQISSRRVITEEEIAKVKAMAKQVSQETSFTSMLFFPKSDAARLVQIRGIDGGYPFYGAVETQPADAWKRMQSEPGILLEPAMLDQFQSKTGDMVKLGELELPILGVVTKPAPRASRFSGFAPEAYMRHEDLARTKLLGVASMSSHLLHVELPAGTNSQQIKERIRSEIPNNPWQIETPENRRERLGDALDNFQQFLGIIALASLVLGAIGVAGAVHAHVARRIPTIAILRCLGCPRHLACGIYFVQAGVLGFLGALLGAGLGIALQTGVLAYFHDSIPISVSPRPEWRVVAETTASGFAVCCGFALLPLLKIRRVSPAATLRGGATLEGHPLRALPVYLLLGGLLVLLALHNDPNWKRSLSMIGGLTAAFAILALVARVLMFITRRIVNPRWPYLLRQGISNLHRPRNQTLLFLLSLGLGTFLLVTILLTGNLIQQRLNITQGAESPNLYLVDVQPDQVDGVKEILAQQKLPLLESSPMVTMRVESVRGIPVRDAPNVPRWVARREFRSTYRDYLNPTETLIAGEWNKSPAEPGKPVPLSLEEQIAKDMNVGIGDEMTLDVQGVSIPAKITSLRKVDWSRFNLNFFMVFPPGVLEDAPGFHVVTTKTPSASASGELQRALVKDYANVSAIDLTLILQTVQDILGKISAVVSVLAGFTVLAGLPILIGTLLNGRDVRLRESVLLRTLGASARQVRTILVIEYATLGLLSALTGVLLAVAANSALAILLFKASPWPDPWLLAGAFATSTTISIAGGLALSRGVCNHPPLEILRSGV from the coding sequence ATGCCCTCTCCTGATCCCAAGCCCCTGCCTTCGAACCTGCTGGCCGCGCTTTTCCACCCTTGGACTTGGCGCATGGCTTGGCGCGACAGCCGTTCCCAGCGCGGACGTCTGGCGATCTTCTCGCTGGCGATCGTGTCCGGCATCGCCGCGCTTGTGGCGATCCATTCGCTGAAGCAGAGCGTGCAGACTGGAATCGAGACCCAGGCCAAGGCCCTGTTAGGCTCGGACCTCCAGATATCCTCCCGCCGCGTGATCACCGAAGAGGAGATCGCGAAGGTGAAGGCGATGGCAAAGCAGGTGAGCCAGGAAACCAGCTTCACCTCCATGCTCTTTTTCCCGAAATCGGATGCCGCACGCTTGGTGCAGATCCGCGGGATCGATGGCGGCTATCCTTTCTACGGCGCAGTGGAGACCCAGCCCGCCGACGCATGGAAACGCATGCAGTCCGAGCCCGGCATCCTTCTGGAACCAGCCATGCTCGATCAGTTCCAGTCAAAGACTGGCGATATGGTAAAGCTCGGCGAGCTTGAGCTTCCCATCCTCGGCGTGGTGACCAAGCCCGCCCCTCGCGCCAGCCGTTTCAGCGGCTTCGCACCGGAAGCCTACATGCGCCACGAGGACCTGGCTCGCACCAAGCTGCTCGGCGTCGCCAGCATGAGCTCGCACCTCCTTCATGTGGAACTTCCCGCGGGCACCAATTCCCAGCAGATCAAGGAGCGCATCCGCAGCGAGATCCCGAACAACCCCTGGCAGATCGAAACTCCGGAGAACCGCCGCGAACGCTTGGGAGACGCGCTCGATAACTTCCAGCAGTTCCTCGGCATCATCGCGCTCGCGTCCCTGGTGCTGGGTGCCATCGGCGTGGCCGGTGCCGTGCACGCCCATGTCGCCCGCCGCATACCTACCATTGCGATCCTGCGTTGCCTCGGCTGCCCACGCCATCTCGCCTGCGGGATCTATTTCGTGCAGGCAGGCGTTCTCGGTTTTCTGGGTGCCCTGTTAGGCGCGGGCTTGGGCATCGCCCTGCAGACCGGAGTGCTGGCCTACTTCCACGACAGCATCCCCATATCCGTTTCGCCAAGACCGGAGTGGAGGGTGGTCGCCGAAACCACTGCCTCGGGCTTTGCCGTGTGCTGCGGCTTCGCGCTGCTGCCGCTGCTGAAGATCCGCCGCGTCTCCCCTGCGGCGACCCTGCGCGGCGGAGCCACCTTGGAAGGGCACCCGCTGCGCGCATTACCGGTCTACCTCTTGTTGGGCGGTTTGCTGGTCTTGCTGGCCCTGCACAATGACCCGAATTGGAAACGTTCCCTTTCGATGATCGGCGGACTCACGGCAGCCTTCGCGATCCTCGCGCTCGTCGCCCGCGTGCTCATGTTCATCACCCGGCGCATCGTCAACCCGCGCTGGCCCTATCTTCTGCGCCAAGGCATCTCCAATCTCCATCGCCCACGGAATCAAACCCTCCTCTTCCTTCTTTCCCTAGGACTCGGAACCTTCCTCCTCGTCACCATCCTGCTGACCGGAAACCTCATCCAGCAGCGACTCAACATCACCCAAGGTGCCGAGAGTCCCAATCTCTATCTGGTCGATGTACAGCCGGATCAAGTGGATGGCGTGAAGGAAATCCTCGCCCAACAAAAGCTCCCGCTGCTTGAGAGTTCCCCGATGGTGACCATGCGCGTCGAGTCGGTGCGCGGCATTCCCGTCCGCGACGCTCCGAATGTCCCACGCTGGGTCGCGCGCCGCGAATTCCGCTCCACTTACCGCGACTACCTCAACCCCACCGAGACCCTCATCGCTGGCGAATGGAACAAGTCGCCCGCCGAACCCGGCAAGCCGGTGCCCCTTTCGCTCGAAGAGCAGATCGCAAAGGACATGAACGTTGGTATCGGCGATGAAATGACACTGGATGTCCAGGGAGTCTCCATCCCGGCAAAGATCACCAGCCTGAGAAAGGTCGACTGGAGCCGCTTCAATCTGAACTTCTTCATGGTCTTCCCGCCCGGTGTCCTCGAGGACGCCCCGGGCTTCCACGTCGTCACCACGAAGACTCCTTCCGCCTCGGCATCCGGGGAGCTTCAGCGCGCATTGGTGAAGGACTACGCCAACGTCTCTGCCATCGACCTGACCCTCATCCTTCAAACGGTGCAGGACATCCTCGGGAAGATCTCGGCGGTCGTTTCCGTGCTCGCTGGCTTCACGGTCCTAGCAGGTCTCCCCATCTTGATCGGCACCCTCCTGAACGGCCGCGATGTCCGGCTGCGGGAAAGCGTGCTGCTCCGCACCCTTGGCGCCTCCGCCAGACAGGTTCGCACCATCCTCGTCATCGAGTACGCCACTCTCGGGCTGCTCTCGGCACTCACCGGCGTGCTGCTCGCGGTCGCCGCGAATAGCGCCCTCGCCATCCTGCTCTTCAAGGCATCCCCTTGGCCGGATCCGTGGTTGTTGGCAGGTGCCTTCGCCACGTCCACCACCATCTCCATCGCCGGCGGACTGGCGCTCAGCCGCGGGGTTTGCAATCACCCCCCCTTGGAGATCCTTCGCAGCGGTGTCTAA
- a CDS encoding ABC transporter ATP-binding protein has product MSSSSASSLNHEPSAVKPPILEVRDLRKVHRTASHELTVLRDINFSLKEGDTCAIIGPSGSGKTTLLGLCAGLDDATSGSVLLDGQAMESMTQDQRAALRNRLVGFVFQSFQLIPTLTAVENVLVPLELRGETGRQKDAENLLAQVGLGDRLDHYPLQLSGGEQQRVALARAFIHRPKIMFADEPTGNLDAETSEPIVEMLFRLNREAGTALVLVTHDPGLAAKAHRVIKMSGGKIIAEEEHALS; this is encoded by the coding sequence ATGTCATCTTCTTCCGCCTCCAGCCTGAACCATGAGCCAAGCGCTGTCAAACCGCCCATCCTTGAGGTCCGAGACCTACGGAAGGTCCACCGCACCGCCAGCCATGAACTGACCGTCCTGCGCGACATCAACTTCAGCCTGAAGGAAGGAGACACCTGCGCGATCATCGGCCCCTCCGGCAGCGGCAAGACCACGCTGCTCGGACTCTGCGCCGGTCTGGACGACGCCACCAGCGGCTCCGTTTTGCTCGACGGGCAGGCCATGGAATCGATGACCCAGGACCAGCGGGCCGCGCTCCGGAACCGCCTCGTCGGCTTCGTTTTCCAGAGCTTCCAGCTGATCCCGACCCTCACGGCGGTCGAAAACGTACTGGTTCCGCTGGAACTCCGTGGCGAGACCGGTCGCCAGAAGGACGCGGAAAATCTGCTCGCCCAGGTCGGCCTCGGTGACCGTCTTGATCACTATCCGCTCCAGCTTTCCGGCGGGGAACAGCAGCGCGTCGCGCTTGCCCGGGCCTTCATTCATCGTCCGAAGATCATGTTCGCCGATGAGCCGACCGGGAATCTCGATGCCGAGACCAGCGAGCCCATTGTTGAAATGCTCTTTCGTCTCAATCGCGAGGCAGGCACGGCGCTGGTGCTCGTGACCCACGATCCCGGTCTCGCGGCCAAGGCTCACCGGGTCATCAAGATGAGCGGCGGAAAAATCATCGCGGAGGAAGAACATGCCCTCTCCTGA
- a CDS encoding arylesterase, translating to MTSWKTFAFWLILLTVSALFPATAQNANGGKKRVVVLGDSITAGYGLDPQEAYPALLQKKIDAAGLPYTVTNAGVSGDTTAGGLRRINWALGQGADVLVLALGGNDGLRGISPKQTETNLSGIIDKARAKKADIKVLVAGMQMPENMGAQYTGEFKEVFPKVAKEKDAALVPFLLEGVGGIESLNQADRIHPTKEGQEKVAENIWKGLQGLLDGKAAAP from the coding sequence ATGACATCTTGGAAGACCTTTGCGTTCTGGCTGATTTTACTAACCGTTTCCGCACTATTCCCCGCGACCGCGCAGAATGCAAACGGCGGGAAGAAGCGTGTCGTTGTTCTGGGAGATAGCATCACGGCGGGCTATGGGCTGGACCCGCAGGAGGCCTACCCGGCGCTGCTGCAGAAAAAAATCGATGCCGCGGGGCTGCCCTACACGGTGACGAATGCAGGCGTCAGCGGTGATACGACCGCGGGCGGACTGCGCCGGATCAATTGGGCGCTGGGGCAGGGGGCGGATGTCCTCGTCTTGGCGCTCGGCGGAAATGACGGCCTGCGCGGGATTTCTCCGAAGCAGACCGAGACCAACTTGAGCGGCATCATCGACAAGGCGCGGGCGAAAAAGGCGGATATCAAGGTACTCGTTGCGGGCATGCAGATGCCGGAAAACATGGGCGCGCAGTACACCGGGGAGTTCAAAGAGGTCTTCCCGAAGGTCGCCAAAGAGAAGGACGCGGCGCTGGTGCCCTTCCTTCTGGAAGGGGTCGGCGGGATCGAATCCCTGAACCAAGCCGACCGGATCCACCCGACCAAGGAAGGTCAGGAGAAGGTGGCGGAGAACATTTGGAAGGGTCTTCAGGGGCTGCTGGACGGGAAAGCGGCCGCGCCCTAA
- a CDS encoding prepilin peptidase, giving the protein MIGMRLNVATLIQIFPSLAHPIWFVPAFLIGACIGSFLNVVIYRVPLGLSVNEPKRSFCPKCKAAIPMSLNIPLLSWLWLRGKCSNCKAPISFRYFAVELLTALLFAAVWWFVRDSLHLGSILRLEMAVIFPLWLMIALFVSITFIDAEHMVIPLSFTTALSIAGLVAAALWPKLPDMAGWASGDPLIADGLKQSVIGWIIGFCGLWVVVRLGKMAFGKKKMEFSNPVEWRLIEPDNEEDPIWFEMNGERIGWWDIFYRKTDRLIVECSELRLDGEEVKAGVLTIRETGIELPDGRTIEIEKLKALDGKAARAVIPREAMGMGDVHLLGTIGAFFGWMGVFFSLFAASLLAILAAVLGRIGFGRPLPFGPFLILGSLIWMFGGWKLAQWYFEGLMIGR; this is encoded by the coding sequence ATGATCGGGATGCGTTTGAATGTCGCCACCTTGATCCAGATTTTCCCTTCCCTTGCCCATCCCATCTGGTTCGTGCCCGCCTTCCTCATCGGGGCGTGCATCGGTTCCTTCCTGAACGTGGTGATCTACCGCGTGCCGCTTGGGCTTTCCGTGAATGAACCGAAGCGCTCCTTTTGCCCGAAATGCAAGGCGGCGATTCCCATGAGCCTGAACATTCCGCTGCTCAGCTGGCTGTGGCTGCGCGGCAAGTGCTCGAACTGCAAGGCGCCGATTTCCTTCCGCTACTTCGCCGTGGAATTGCTCACGGCGCTGCTTTTTGCGGCGGTCTGGTGGTTCGTCCGGGATTCCCTGCATTTGGGGTCCATTCTGAGGCTGGAAATGGCGGTGATATTCCCGCTGTGGCTGATGATCGCACTCTTTGTCTCGATCACTTTCATCGATGCGGAGCACATGGTGATCCCGCTGTCCTTTACCACGGCCCTGTCGATCGCGGGCTTGGTGGCGGCCGCACTGTGGCCGAAGCTGCCGGACATGGCGGGCTGGGCGTCCGGTGATCCCTTGATCGCGGACGGATTGAAGCAATCGGTGATCGGCTGGATCATCGGCTTCTGCGGATTGTGGGTGGTGGTGCGGTTGGGAAAGATGGCCTTCGGGAAAAAGAAGATGGAGTTTTCCAATCCGGTGGAGTGGCGCTTGATCGAACCGGACAATGAGGAAGATCCGATCTGGTTCGAGATGAACGGCGAACGCATCGGCTGGTGGGATATTTTCTATCGGAAGACGGACCGGCTGATCGTGGAGTGCAGCGAGCTGCGTCTGGACGGAGAAGAGGTGAAGGCCGGTGTGCTCACGATCCGCGAAACAGGCATCGAGCTTCCGGATGGCCGGACCATCGAGATCGAAAAGCTGAAGGCGCTGGATGGCAAAGCGGCGCGCGCCGTGATTCCCCGGGAGGCGATGGGTATGGGCGATGTCCACCTGCTCGGCACGATCGGTGCCTTCTTCGGCTGGATGGGGGTATTCTTCAGTCTCTTCGCCGCCTCCCTGCTGGCGATCTTGGCTGCGGTGCTCGGCCGCATCGGCTTCGGCCGTCCCTTGCCTTTCGGGCCCTTCTTGATCCTCGGTTCCCTGATCTGGATGTTCGGAGGCTGGAAGCTCGCCCAATGGTATTTTGAAGGACTGATGATCGGAAGGTGA
- a CDS encoding GNAT family N-acetyltransferase gives MKTRVYIRPPVSSDMQAFTEAVRRSKALHKPYIAAPDSEAKFTAYLEKMVAPVYYPFLVVRRDTEELVGVFNISNVIRGMFHCGYLGYYAFAGHERKGLMREGLQLLLKHAFKTMKLHRLEANIQPGNEGSIALAASCGFRKEGFSPRYLKVRGRWRDHERWAITAS, from the coding sequence ATGAAAACCCGCGTCTACATTCGGCCGCCCGTTTCATCGGACATGCAGGCCTTCACGGAGGCGGTGCGACGGAGCAAGGCGCTGCACAAGCCCTACATCGCCGCGCCGGATAGCGAGGCGAAGTTCACGGCCTATCTGGAGAAGATGGTGGCTCCGGTTTACTATCCTTTCCTGGTGGTGCGCCGTGACACGGAAGAGCTGGTAGGGGTCTTCAACATCAGCAACGTGATCCGCGGGATGTTTCACTGTGGCTACCTAGGCTACTACGCCTTTGCCGGGCACGAGCGCAAAGGGCTGATGCGTGAGGGTCTTCAGCTTCTGCTGAAACATGCCTTCAAAACGATGAAGCTGCATCGTCTGGAAGCGAACATCCAACCGGGCAATGAGGGGTCGATCGCCCTGGCCGCTTCCTGTGGCTTCAGGAAAGAAGGATTTTCACCGCGCTACCTGAAGGTGCGCGGCCGCTGGCGCGATCACGAGCGCTGGGCGATCACGGCTTCGTGA
- a CDS encoding ABC transporter ATP-binding protein codes for MPLLDVRNLTTRFHTRNGVVHAVEDVSFSVEAGQTLGIVGESGSGKSVTCYSLLGLIPQPPGRIHSGTAMFDGIDLLKATGKQLRKIRGKRVSMIFQDPMTSLNPFMRVREQLTEPLELHEGLSGKAALDRAIQSLAEVGIAEPETRINSYPHEFSGGMRQRVMIAMALITRPELLICDEPTTALDVTVQKQVLDLIRERQRTLGTAVIFITHDLAVVSEVCDYVNVMYAGRIVESAPKAELFARPLHAYTRSLLKSIPAIHKKGEELYTIPGLPPDLAHPPAGCAFRPRNTLGKAELCLTEQRPPLADKGSKHLVQDCPGCLAR; via the coding sequence ATGCCGCTCCTCGACGTCCGCAATCTCACCACCCGTTTCCACACCCGCAATGGCGTCGTCCATGCCGTGGAAGATGTCTCCTTTTCCGTCGAAGCCGGGCAGACACTCGGCATCGTCGGCGAGTCGGGATCGGGCAAATCGGTCACCTGTTACTCGCTCCTCGGCCTGATTCCCCAGCCTCCCGGCCGGATTCATTCAGGCACCGCGATGTTCGACGGGATCGACCTGCTCAAGGCCACCGGGAAGCAGCTCCGAAAGATCCGCGGCAAGCGGGTCTCGATGATTTTCCAAGATCCGATGACCTCGCTGAACCCGTTCATGCGGGTCCGCGAGCAACTCACCGAGCCACTCGAACTTCACGAGGGCCTCAGCGGCAAGGCCGCCCTCGACCGTGCCATCCAATCGCTGGCGGAAGTCGGCATCGCCGAGCCGGAAACGCGCATCAATTCCTACCCGCACGAATTCTCCGGCGGCATGCGCCAGCGCGTGATGATCGCCATGGCCCTGATCACCCGCCCCGAACTGCTGATCTGCGATGAGCCGACCACCGCTCTTGATGTGACCGTGCAGAAGCAGGTGCTCGATCTGATCCGCGAACGCCAGCGCACGCTCGGCACCGCCGTGATCTTCATCACCCACGACCTGGCCGTGGTCTCTGAAGTCTGCGACTACGTGAATGTAATGTACGCGGGCCGCATCGTCGAAAGCGCGCCAAAGGCCGAGCTCTTCGCCCGTCCGCTGCACGCCTACACCCGCTCGCTGCTGAAGAGCATCCCCGCGATCCATAAGAAGGGTGAGGAACTCTATACCATTCCCGGACTCCCACCGGATCTCGCCCACCCTCCGGCTGGCTGCGCCTTCCGCCCGCGGAATACGCTTGGCAAGGCCGAGCTCTGCCTGACCGAGCAGCGCCCGCCGCTTGCCGACAAAGGCAGCAAACACTTGGTTCAGGACTGCCCGGGCTGCCTCGCCCGATAA